In one window of Erinaceus europaeus chromosome 17, mEriEur2.1, whole genome shotgun sequence DNA:
- the LOC103110268 gene encoding olfactory receptor 5T9-like yields MKNITEVTIFVLNGLTNIFHLQIILFSLFLGIYLFTMVGNLGLILLVIGDFRLHTPMYYFLSVLSSIDACFSSVITPNMLVDFMSENKSISFLGCATQMFLAVTFGTTECFLLAAMAYDRYVAIHNPLLYTVSMSPRVYVPLIIASYAGGLLNASIHTVATFRLSFCASNEIRHIFCDIPPLISISCSDTHINEILLFYFVGSIELFTIFIVLVSYAFILVAILRMHSAEGRRKVISTCGSHLTGVSIYHGTILFMYVRPSSTYALDHDMIVSIFYTIVIPMLNPIIYSLRNKDVQKAMKKVFVRNWFINVVHF; encoded by the coding sequence ATGAAAAATATCACTGAAGTGACCATATTTGTGCTGAATGGGCTGACAAACATATTTCACCTTCAAATCATcttattctctctgtttctaggaATTTATCTGTTTACTATGGTGGGAAATTTGGGATTGATTTTATTGGTGATTGGGGATTTCCGGCTTCACACCCCTATGTACTATTTTCTGAGTGTTTTATCTTCTATAGATGCCTGTTTTTCCTCCGTCATCACACCAAATATGTTAGTGGACTTCATGTCAGAAAATAAATCCATTTCATTCCTTGGGTGTGCAACACAGATGTTTCTTGCTGTGACTTTTGGGACCACAGAATGCTTTCTCTTGGCGGCAATGGCGTATGACCGCTATGTAGCAATCCACAACCCTCTTCTGTATACGGTCAGCATGTCACCCAGGGTCTATGTGCCCCTCATCATTGCTTCCTATGCTGGAGGCCTTCTGAATGCTTCTATACACACAGTCGCTACGTTTAGACTCTCCTTCTGTGCATCCAATGAAATCAGACATATCTTCTGTGACATTCCCCCGTTAATCTCCATTTCCTGTTCTGATACCCATATAAATGAGATTCTACTTTTCTACTTTGTGGGTTCCATTGAATTATTCACAATCTTCATTGTCCTGGTCTCTTATGCATTCATCTTGGTGGCAATTCTGAGGATGCATTCTgcagaagggagaagaaaggtCATTTCCACATGTGGCTCTCACCTCACTGGAGTGTCTATTTACCACGGCACTATCCTCTTCATGTACGTGAGACCGAGTTCCACCTACGCTTTGGACCATGACATGATAGTGTCGATATTTTACACCATCGTGATCCCCATGCTGAATCCCATCATCTACAGCTTAAGGAACAAAGATGTCCAAAAGGCCATGAAAAAAGTGTTTGTGAGAAATTGGTTTATCAATGTAGTGCATTTTTGA